In methanogenic archaeon ISO4-H5, the following are encoded in one genomic region:
- a CDS encoding hydroxylamine reductase Hcp, with product MLCRQCEEACAPAGCTKIGICGKTEELSTAMDTLIGTLIELAASGRTGSEADEIIVDGLFMTLSNTNFDESRIVSLTEAARHLIGAPVDIRVPDILSLDADEDLRSLKELLLLGLKGMAAYYHHARVLGYGDETVTAFIRKALTSLAKSLSADELVALNMECGTVGATVLALLDKANTETYGTPEITKVRTGVGRNPGILITGHDLKDLEQLLEQTQGTGVDVYTHGEMLAASSYPAFKKYKNLVGNYGGAWYAQKEEFARFNGPIVATTNCVLIPKETYADRLYTTGTAGIPGTFNIPCVDGKKDFSRVIEQAKKCAPPEQIDDRELTIGFGHSQVLSLADAIVGAVKSGAISRFVVMAGCDGHFGKRTYYTEFAESLPKDTVILTAGCAKYRLNRLDLGDIGGIPRLIDAGQCNDCYSLVVIALKLAEVFGTDVNGLPLSFNISWYEQKAVLVLLTLLSLGVKDIMLGPRLPKFISPGILDVLVKNFGIKGNSTVREDMVILNIAEQ from the coding sequence ATGCTTTGCAGACAGTGTGAAGAGGCCTGCGCCCCCGCAGGATGCACCAAGATCGGAATTTGCGGAAAGACCGAGGAGCTTTCGACCGCAATGGATACCCTCATAGGAACCCTGATAGAACTTGCCGCTTCGGGAAGGACCGGTTCGGAGGCTGACGAGATCATCGTGGATGGTCTCTTCATGACCCTCAGCAACACGAACTTCGACGAATCCAGGATTGTTTCCCTGACCGAGGCGGCCCGCCACCTCATCGGGGCACCGGTCGATATCCGTGTCCCCGACATCCTCTCCCTCGATGCCGACGAGGACCTCAGATCCCTCAAGGAGCTCCTTCTCTTGGGACTCAAGGGGATGGCTGCATACTACCATCACGCCAGGGTCCTCGGATACGGTGATGAGACCGTCACCGCATTCATCAGGAAGGCCCTGACCTCTTTGGCGAAGTCCCTTTCGGCCGACGAACTCGTAGCCCTCAACATGGAGTGCGGGACCGTCGGAGCGACCGTCCTGGCACTTCTGGATAAGGCTAACACCGAGACCTATGGCACGCCCGAGATTACCAAGGTCCGCACCGGCGTAGGAAGGAATCCCGGAATCCTCATCACCGGCCACGACCTCAAGGATCTTGAACAGCTTCTCGAACAGACCCAGGGCACCGGTGTGGACGTCTACACCCACGGCGAGATGCTCGCCGCATCCTCCTATCCGGCCTTCAAGAAGTACAAGAACCTCGTCGGCAACTACGGCGGAGCATGGTATGCGCAGAAGGAGGAATTCGCAAGATTCAACGGACCTATCGTGGCCACCACCAACTGCGTCCTGATCCCCAAGGAAACCTATGCGGACAGACTCTACACCACCGGTACCGCCGGCATCCCCGGGACATTCAACATACCCTGTGTGGACGGGAAGAAGGATTTCAGCAGGGTCATCGAACAGGCCAAGAAGTGTGCACCCCCCGAACAGATCGATGACAGGGAGCTCACCATAGGATTCGGACATTCGCAGGTGCTGTCTCTCGCTGACGCCATCGTGGGTGCGGTAAAGTCGGGAGCCATAAGCAGGTTCGTGGTCATGGCGGGATGCGACGGACACTTCGGGAAGAGGACATACTACACCGAGTTCGCCGAGTCGCTGCCCAAGGATACCGTGATCCTTACCGCCGGCTGCGCCAAGTACAGGCTTAACAGGCTCGACCTTGGAGATATCGGCGGTATCCCCCGTCTGATCGACGCCGGACAGTGCAATGACTGTTACTCCCTGGTCGTCATCGCGCTCAAGCTGGCCGAGGTCTTCGGGACCGATGTGAACGGTCTGCCCCTGTCCTTCAACATCTCTTGGTACGAGCAGAAGGCCGTCCTCGTCCTGCTTACCCTGCTCAGCCTCGGTGTGAAGGACATCATGCTCGGCCCCAGGCTGCCCAAGTTCATCAGCCCGGGAATCCTGGATGTCCTCGTGAAGAACTTCGGCATCAAGGGCAACTCGACCGTCAGGGAGGACATGGTCATCCTGAATATCGCGGAACAGTGA
- a CDS encoding hydroase HD superfamily has protein sequence MVDEEIFVKAHDFIRSLFDGDGSGHDYYHSVRVHDLAVTIQRSEGGDLLLIRLAALLHDADDRKLFGSEGSRNAKGFMERNGIPEDVQNKVLAIISQISFKGSETVVPDTLEGKIVQDADRLDAIGAIGIARAFAYGGSRSRPMHLPDSKPIMGMDAETYYKNEGSTVNHFYEKLLLLKDLMNTDTAKEIASQRHEFMESFLKEFYAEWDGLR, from the coding sequence ATGGTTGATGAGGAGATCTTCGTGAAAGCTCATGATTTCATCCGTTCTCTCTTCGATGGAGACGGGAGCGGACACGATTACTATCACTCCGTCCGCGTACACGATCTCGCCGTCACGATCCAGCGTTCGGAAGGCGGGGATCTTCTCCTGATCAGGCTCGCCGCATTGCTCCATGATGCCGATGACCGCAAGCTGTTCGGCTCGGAGGGCAGTCGGAATGCCAAAGGATTCATGGAACGGAACGGAATCCCCGAGGATGTTCAGAACAAGGTCCTCGCGATCATCTCTCAGATTTCCTTCAAAGGTTCGGAGACCGTTGTCCCCGATACTCTCGAGGGTAAAATCGTGCAGGATGCCGACCGTCTCGACGCCATCGGTGCCATCGGAATCGCAAGAGCCTTCGCATACGGAGGCAGCAGGTCCCGTCCGATGCATCTGCCCGACTCGAAGCCCATCATGGGCATGGATGCGGAAACCTATTACAAAAACGAGGGTTCGACGGTCAACCACTTCTACGAAAAGCTGCTCCTTCTCAAGGATCTCATGAACACCGACACCGCCAAGGAGATCGCTTCCCAAAGACACGAGTTCATGGAATCTTTCCTGAAAGAGTTCTATGCCGAATGGGACGGGCTTCGCTGA
- a CDS encoding HPP family protein: MENPFRPSEKYTMPVILITAVFSFIGIAVLGLIDQSVNIDGCRSQFIVASFGSTAVLIYAAPKAPFSKPKNVFFSHIFAAIFSVTVAVIFDMAGQLQELNWICCGICVTGSILIMMATGTIHPPAGATALTCAISMITDYQFIVFPLVLGLLAMMAVAYGANWCRDRYVPAKE; the protein is encoded by the coding sequence ATGGAGAACCCTTTCAGACCCTCGGAGAAGTACACGATGCCGGTAATCCTCATCACCGCCGTATTCTCCTTCATCGGAATTGCAGTGCTCGGGCTCATCGACCAGAGCGTGAACATCGACGGCTGCCGCAGCCAATTCATCGTGGCTTCCTTCGGATCCACTGCGGTACTGATTTATGCAGCGCCCAAAGCGCCTTTCTCCAAACCCAAGAATGTCTTCTTCAGCCATATCTTCGCGGCGATATTCTCCGTGACCGTTGCTGTGATCTTCGATATGGCAGGACAGCTGCAGGAACTCAATTGGATCTGCTGCGGAATATGCGTCACCGGTTCCATCCTCATCATGATGGCCACCGGCACCATCCATCCCCCCGCGGGAGCCACCGCACTGACCTGTGCCATCAGCATGATCACTGACTATCAGTTCATAGTCTTCCCGCTGGTGCTGGGTCTTCTTGCCATGATGGCCGTTGCGTACGGCGCCAACTGGTGCAGGGACAGGTACGTCCCCGCCAAGGAATGA
- a CDS encoding transcriptional regulator HxlR family encodes MDHTCTVYRTMEYLSKKWAILILHQLSKGEEWQRFSAIKSSMKEITPKVLAERLRELEEEGLIEKRVDTTCIPVKSEYRLTEMSRELMTVVHDLKMWALKWKIDNPACGRMNCHFCTL; translated from the coding sequence ATGGATCACACGTGCACAGTATACAGGACGATGGAGTATCTCTCGAAGAAGTGGGCGATTCTCATCCTCCATCAGCTCTCCAAGGGGGAGGAATGGCAGAGGTTCTCGGCGATCAAGAGTTCGATGAAGGAGATTACCCCCAAGGTCCTCGCCGAGCGCCTCAGGGAGCTGGAGGAGGAAGGACTCATCGAGAAGAGGGTGGACACCACTTGCATTCCGGTAAAGAGTGAGTACCGCCTCACCGAGATGAGCAGGGAACTCATGACCGTCGTGCACGACCTCAAGATGTGGGCGCTCAAGTGGAAGATCGACAACCCCGCGTGCGGTAGGATGAACTGCCACTTCTGCACGCTCTGA
- a CDS encoding viral recombinase YgaJ family, producing the protein MVRAVFVVFERRDLTNFANHSRMAFDGRINIIEIDDETRTVVFDLYRKKKISGTKLGPILGMSDLITPFKIACEIAGLYPGDKTNKYMEAGNVLEPKIRSYVRKNASEMLAPMLGLEKGSQVIIEEPVEKEKCGYDHFHDNKMFGGLVDGYIAYGGKRQAILEIKTSHDREKWLDSEGNVTIVPPSYIMQAGLYAELSNLDTIVFAVGFLQDDDYDRPAFWVPTPENTVLIKMDKPDMTKPMADAEQWYHDYIEAGETPAWTDADAELVKWLKSYKPDNKKRK; encoded by the coding sequence ATGGTGCGGGCGGTTTTTGTAGTCTTCGAGCGCAGGGATTTAACCAACTTCGCCAATCACTCCCGCATGGCATTCGACGGCAGGATAAACATCATCGAGATCGACGACGAGACCCGCACCGTTGTCTTCGATCTCTACCGGAAGAAGAAGATATCCGGCACCAAGCTCGGCCCCATCCTCGGCATGAGCGACCTCATCACCCCTTTCAAGATTGCATGCGAGATCGCAGGACTGTATCCGGGGGACAAGACCAACAAGTACATGGAAGCAGGCAACGTCCTCGAGCCCAAGATCAGGTCGTACGTCCGTAAGAACGCATCCGAAATGCTTGCACCTATGCTCGGTCTGGAGAAGGGTTCCCAAGTCATCATCGAGGAGCCTGTCGAGAAGGAGAAGTGCGGTTACGACCATTTCCACGACAACAAGATGTTCGGCGGACTGGTCGACGGATACATCGCATACGGCGGGAAGAGGCAGGCGATCCTCGAGATCAAGACCTCCCACGATCGCGAGAAGTGGCTGGATTCCGAGGGCAACGTGACCATTGTGCCCCCTTCCTATATCATGCAGGCCGGACTCTACGCTGAATTATCCAACCTCGATACCATTGTTTTCGCCGTGGGATTCCTGCAGGACGACGATTACGACCGCCCCGCATTCTGGGTGCCCACTCCGGAGAACACCGTCCTCATAAAGATGGATAAACCCGACATGACCAAACCCATGGCCGACGCCGAGCAGTGGTACCATGACTACATCGAGGCCGGAGAGACACCCGCTTGGACGGACGCCGACGCCGAACTCGTGAAGTGGCTCAAATCCTACAAACCCGACAACAAGAAAAGGAAATGA
- a CDS encoding ribonucleoside-diphosphate reductase, whose protein sequence is MDVEEWLGAENQLGIDIWNKKYCYNGETFDHWLDRVSAGDNDIKRMILEKKFLFGGRILANRGLQNTGLKVTLSNCYVIQPPEDSIESIFECASKAARTFSYGGGVGIDLSKLAPRGAKINNTASETSGAVSFTDLYSMVTGLIGQHGRRGALMLTLSCEHPDLEEFMAVKTDLERVTKANMSVRMTDKFMECVEKRETFVQTFVRPETKDTVVKNLDAYKFFKKLCYANWDFGEPGCLFWDRISSWNLLSEFPDYEYAGTNPCAEEPLPAGGSCLLGSMNLSEFVKDGKFQEEEFREAVRICVRALNGVLEEGLPLHPLAEQRESVNNWKQIGLGIMGLADMLIKMEITYGTREAMDICHRLGFIMADTAIRESALLAKEKGKFPKCNIEQLMASPYFIENTSEETRDLVGEYGLRNSQLLTIAPTGTLSTMLGISGGIEPIFATHFERRTTSLADHDQFYKVYPPVVKEYMDKHGLKDDTELPEFFVTAQNLDYKQRLIQQGTWQMHIDASISSTVNLPEDFPEENVYDIYMYAWKIGCKGVTVFRDGCKRLGILTTKEKKAEETKMKEEAIASATATQRGIVKTVADNVIGKKRKLMTGCGSLHCTAFFDPVTGDLMEVYLNKGSTGGCNNFMIGLSRMISLAARSGCDINSVVDQLKSCGSCPSYTVRTFTKKDTSKGSCCPMAVGWALIDMHDEMMRQVKSSNLIAPPKEEAPKKEVVNPCPKCGDELTFQGGCNVCRSCGWTKCE, encoded by the coding sequence ATGGACGTAGAAGAGTGGTTAGGCGCTGAAAATCAGCTCGGAATCGATATTTGGAACAAAAAGTACTGTTATAACGGAGAGACGTTCGATCATTGGCTCGACCGTGTTTCCGCCGGAGACAACGATATTAAGAGAATGATTCTGGAAAAAAAGTTCCTTTTCGGGGGACGTATCCTCGCCAACCGCGGACTTCAGAACACCGGTCTCAAAGTGACACTCTCCAACTGCTACGTCATTCAGCCTCCCGAGGACTCCATCGAGAGTATCTTCGAATGCGCGAGCAAGGCCGCCCGTACCTTCAGCTACGGCGGAGGAGTGGGTATCGACCTCTCCAAACTCGCACCCCGCGGAGCCAAGATCAACAACACCGCATCGGAGACCTCTGGAGCCGTATCATTTACTGATCTTTACTCCATGGTCACCGGTCTCATCGGACAGCACGGAAGGAGGGGAGCGCTCATGCTCACCCTGTCCTGCGAACATCCCGACCTCGAGGAATTCATGGCGGTAAAGACCGACCTCGAGAGGGTCACCAAGGCCAACATGTCCGTCCGTATGACCGACAAGTTCATGGAGTGCGTCGAGAAGAGAGAGACCTTCGTTCAGACCTTCGTACGTCCCGAGACCAAGGATACCGTCGTCAAGAACCTCGACGCATACAAATTCTTCAAGAAACTCTGTTACGCCAACTGGGACTTCGGAGAACCCGGCTGCCTGTTCTGGGACCGCATCAGCTCCTGGAACCTCCTTTCCGAGTTCCCTGACTATGAGTATGCCGGAACCAACCCCTGCGCAGAGGAGCCCCTCCCTGCCGGGGGAAGCTGCCTGCTCGGAAGCATGAACCTCTCCGAATTCGTCAAGGACGGAAAGTTCCAGGAGGAGGAATTCCGCGAGGCGGTCCGCATCTGCGTACGCGCCCTCAACGGAGTCCTCGAAGAGGGTCTGCCCCTCCACCCCCTCGCAGAGCAGAGGGAATCCGTCAACAACTGGAAGCAGATCGGTCTCGGTATCATGGGACTCGCAGACATGCTCATCAAGATGGAGATCACCTACGGAACCCGCGAAGCGATGGATATCTGCCACCGCCTCGGATTCATCATGGCCGACACCGCCATCAGGGAATCCGCACTCCTCGCCAAGGAGAAGGGCAAGTTCCCCAAGTGCAACATCGAGCAACTCATGGCCTCCCCCTACTTCATCGAGAACACCTCGGAGGAGACCCGCGACCTCGTCGGGGAGTACGGACTCCGCAACTCCCAGCTGCTCACCATCGCCCCCACCGGAACACTTTCCACCATGCTTGGTATATCCGGCGGTATCGAGCCCATCTTCGCCACCCACTTCGAGAGGAGGACCACCTCCCTGGCCGACCACGACCAGTTCTACAAGGTCTATCCCCCCGTCGTCAAGGAGTACATGGACAAGCACGGCCTGAAGGACGATACCGAACTCCCCGAGTTCTTCGTCACCGCCCAGAACCTCGACTACAAACAGAGACTCATCCAGCAGGGAACCTGGCAGATGCACATCGATGCCTCCATCAGCTCCACCGTCAACCTCCCCGAGGACTTCCCCGAGGAGAACGTCTATGACATCTACATGTACGCCTGGAAGATCGGATGCAAGGGAGTTACCGTATTCCGCGACGGATGCAAGAGGCTCGGAATCCTGACCACCAAGGAGAAGAAGGCCGAGGAGACCAAGATGAAGGAGGAGGCCATCGCCTCCGCCACAGCCACCCAGCGCGGAATCGTCAAGACTGTAGCCGACAACGTCATCGGAAAGAAGAGGAAGCTCATGACCGGCTGCGGAAGCCTGCACTGCACGGCATTCTTCGATCCTGTCACCGGCGATCTCATGGAGGTTTACCTCAACAAGGGATCCACCGGAGGATGCAACAACTTCATGATCGGACTCTCCAGGATGATCTCGCTCGCCGCCCGTTCAGGCTGCGATATCAACTCTGTCGTCGACCAGCTCAAATCCTGCGGTTCCTGCCCCTCCTACACGGTCAGGACCTTCACCAAGAAGGATACCAGCAAGGGATCCTGCTGTCCTATGGCGGTCGGCTGGGCCCTCATCGACATGCACGACGAAATGATGAGGCAGGTCAAGTCCTCCAACCTCATCGCACCTCCCAAGGAGGAGGCCCCCAAGAAGGAGGTCGTCAACCCCTGCCCCAAGTGCGGGGACGAGCTTACCTTCCAGGGCGGCTGCAACGTCTGCAGGTCCTGCGGCTGGACCAAGTGCGAATGA
- a CDS encoding Arylsulfotransferase AssT, whose amino-acid sequence MTLGVALVACLMVAASISVVGFVNVTRDDSFQVPDGLPIHHIEGSTDLPGNYYISFVYTQNIMMLDGKGDIVWAKHTDHKDDGVKTGYWDFKKHVINGETYYSYHSQDSRFDKYGLPGYAPGYRIVMDSNFNTVKKISFEQSATVDKGHPVDGHDFLMIDLDHYILSGYIKDAVYNNPGYEGKKVIYSYLQEVDHGKVVWDWKSIDYPEIYGMTQTDATPSANDFANETVDAPDYVHFNAMRLNEDGDLVCSFRHLDTVMCLDRTKQTDQIKWKLSGPEDMFGLSDEQKTSGQHYVTVDGDTVMVFDNHNIIGHTRICIYEVDMANRTLLDFKEYSVPGKFSAACGSVQHLYDEVYAIGWGDAQNDNVCMSVYDFSTGKELMSMHLALPQNFTYRCVYYP is encoded by the coding sequence ATGACCCTCGGGGTAGCCCTCGTCGCCTGCTTAATGGTAGCTGCCAGCATCTCCGTCGTAGGTTTCGTCAACGTCACCCGCGACGACAGTTTCCAGGTGCCCGACGGACTCCCCATCCACCACATCGAGGGGTCCACCGACCTTCCCGGCAACTACTACATTTCCTTCGTCTACACGCAGAACATCATGATGCTCGACGGGAAGGGGGACATCGTATGGGCCAAGCACACCGACCACAAGGACGACGGTGTGAAGACCGGTTATTGGGACTTCAAGAAGCACGTCATCAACGGCGAGACCTACTACAGCTACCATTCGCAGGACAGCCGTTTCGACAAGTACGGTCTGCCAGGATACGCGCCCGGCTACCGTATCGTCATGGATTCCAACTTCAACACGGTGAAGAAGATCTCCTTCGAGCAGTCCGCTACGGTGGACAAGGGACACCCGGTCGACGGACACGATTTCCTGATGATCGACCTCGACCATTACATCCTGTCCGGTTACATCAAGGACGCCGTCTACAACAACCCCGGCTACGAGGGCAAGAAGGTCATCTACTCCTACCTTCAGGAGGTCGACCACGGCAAGGTCGTATGGGACTGGAAGAGCATCGACTATCCCGAGATCTACGGTATGACCCAGACCGATGCGACACCCTCCGCCAACGACTTCGCCAACGAGACCGTGGACGCTCCCGACTACGTGCACTTCAACGCCATGCGCCTGAACGAGGACGGCGACCTGGTGTGCTCGTTCCGCCACCTCGACACCGTCATGTGCCTCGACCGCACCAAGCAGACCGACCAGATCAAGTGGAAGCTCTCCGGCCCCGAGGACATGTTCGGCCTCTCCGACGAGCAGAAGACCTCCGGCCAGCACTATGTTACCGTTGACGGCGACACTGTCATGGTGTTCGATAACCACAACATCATCGGCCATACCCGCATCTGCATCTACGAGGTGGACATGGCCAACCGCACCCTCCTGGACTTCAAGGAGTATTCGGTGCCTGGCAAGTTCTCGGCCGCCTGCGGTTCCGTCCAGCACCTCTACGACGAGGTCTATGCCATCGGATGGGGCGATGCGCAGAACGACAACGTATGCATGAGCGTGTATGACTTCTCGACCGGCAAGGAGCTCATGTCGATGCATCTCGCGTTGCCGCAGAACTTCACCTACCGGTGCGTCTACTATCCGTGA
- a CDS encoding Type II/IV secretion system protein — translation MFSARKKRQNFFQQNGPVFVGTDNIPPSSPPVPQSSFREDLKTVIGTGLRTKPRYAECWLVGNVGQLDIIEEYDTPNGHVVIGTAPDGETEYNLLPTEYTCSDTVNSVIENAIEEIRRGFRKSGAYTDRFRMNLAVRDVLSADSDTLLMACGGNAQAAEGLASNICDIVYRYTVGLGVFDVLLDDPRLEDIYVDAPCDKNRIHVTLSGIKGGNSHLRCRTNLVVERREIMNLICALKRMSGLPYCESNPVLETDMRDGNARATVIGYPLSPNGDAVSIRKHSSDPWTITRLIANGTIDAYTAGLLSFLVQNRATLLICGARGAGKSSLLSAMMLEFDKSTRILTIEDTRELPTQQMRSLGYKVQSMVVDDHMDGDSLSRANEALRVSLRMGESAIILGEVRGEEAKTLYESMRTGRAGSSIMGTIHGDSAKSVFDRVVHDLGIQPEAFMATEVLVTVGTFADRATGAQSRRISEIAATSDRVGKFTEMSGTKAMFQTPVMRRISSNTGMSQKEIENDIEARAQLRRILAESGKNDPQYLEPEWIGIANAYLDRNAGKDADVIAAGFRDKYGLRQDTEPADS, via the coding sequence ATGTTCTCTGCCAGGAAGAAGCGTCAGAACTTCTTTCAGCAGAACGGTCCGGTGTTCGTCGGGACGGATAACATACCTCCGTCCTCCCCTCCCGTGCCCCAGAGCTCGTTCAGAGAGGATCTGAAAACGGTGATCGGTACGGGCCTCCGCACCAAACCGCGCTATGCCGAATGCTGGCTGGTCGGGAACGTCGGACAGCTGGATATCATAGAGGAATATGACACCCCGAACGGACATGTGGTGATCGGGACCGCCCCCGATGGGGAGACCGAATACAATCTACTACCTACGGAGTACACCTGCTCCGATACCGTGAACTCGGTCATAGAGAATGCTATCGAAGAAATCCGCCGCGGTTTCCGTAAATCCGGAGCATATACGGACAGATTCCGTATGAATCTGGCCGTGAGGGACGTCCTTTCGGCTGATTCCGACACCCTCCTGATGGCCTGCGGCGGGAATGCTCAGGCAGCGGAAGGGCTTGCCTCGAACATCTGCGACATCGTCTACCGCTACACCGTAGGACTCGGGGTATTCGACGTCCTTCTCGACGATCCCCGTCTTGAGGATATCTACGTGGACGCACCCTGTGACAAGAACCGCATCCATGTGACACTTTCTGGCATCAAGGGCGGCAACTCCCACCTGCGCTGCAGGACCAACCTCGTCGTCGAGAGGAGGGAGATAATGAATCTTATCTGCGCACTCAAGAGGATGAGCGGTCTCCCCTACTGCGAATCCAATCCTGTGCTTGAAACGGATATGCGCGACGGGAACGCCCGTGCAACCGTCATCGGTTATCCTCTCAGCCCCAATGGGGACGCGGTTTCCATCCGCAAGCATTCATCCGACCCCTGGACCATCACCAGACTCATAGCAAACGGAACCATCGACGCTTACACAGCAGGATTGCTATCCTTCCTCGTTCAGAACAGGGCCACCCTGCTCATCTGCGGTGCGAGGGGAGCAGGAAAGAGCTCCCTCCTCTCGGCGATGATGCTGGAATTCGACAAATCTACCAGGATTCTTACCATAGAGGACACCAGGGAGCTGCCTACGCAGCAGATGCGTTCACTAGGTTACAAGGTGCAATCCATGGTGGTCGACGACCATATGGACGGAGACAGTCTCTCCAGGGCCAACGAAGCACTCAGGGTATCCCTCCGTATGGGAGAATCGGCGATCATCCTCGGGGAAGTCAGGGGAGAGGAAGCCAAGACCCTTTACGAGAGCATGAGGACAGGCAGGGCGGGAAGTTCCATCATGGGTACCATCCACGGGGATTCGGCCAAGAGCGTATTCGACAGGGTCGTTCATGATCTCGGTATACAGCCGGAGGCGTTCATGGCAACCGAGGTCCTTGTCACCGTGGGAACATTCGCCGACAGGGCGACAGGCGCTCAGAGCAGGAGGATATCCGAGATAGCGGCGACCTCCGACCGTGTTGGAAAGTTCACAGAGATGTCGGGAACGAAAGCCATGTTCCAGACACCCGTGATGAGACGTATCTCCTCCAACACGGGCATGTCCCAGAAGGAGATCGAGAATGACATCGAAGCCCGCGCTCAGCTCCGCCGCATCCTTGCCGAATCGGGGAAGAATGATCCTCAGTATCTGGAGCCTGAATGGATCGGTATCGCCAATGCCTACCTCGACAGGAATGCGGGAAAGGACGCGGATGTGATAGCTGCAGGATTCAGAGACAAGTACGGCCTCAGACAGGATACGGAACCTGCAGATTCCTGA